A portion of the Homalodisca vitripennis isolate AUS2020 chromosome 2, UT_GWSS_2.1, whole genome shotgun sequence genome contains these proteins:
- the LOC124355563 gene encoding N66 matrix protein-like, producing MAAAQICGIFLLLVAVASPTAKINCNDGNYYIRADPESCSHFYKCDNGRPVRFTCPSGLFYNPTSYVCDWPYNVKCENNGQNNGGQNYNGNNGQYNGNTGQGQYNGNTGQGQYNGNTGGQKNNGNNGQGQKSGKYKQYNGNNGGQQYNGNNGQYQDSGNNEEHNGNNGQGQYNGNNGGQKYNGNGGQGQKYWKQWTVQWEQWARTVQWELWTRTITMVTMEVKSITETMDKARILETMGSTTMITDKIRTTGKSKRTR from the exons ATGGCAGCTGCTCAAATCTGTGGCATATTTCTTCTTCTGGTGGCT GTTGCCTCGCCCACTGCCAAGATTAACTGTAATGACGGCAACTACTACATTCGTGCAGATCCGGAATCCTGCAGCCACTTTTACAAATGTGACAACGGGCGGCCTGTGAGGTTCACGTGTCCTAGTGGCCTCTTTTACAACCCCACTTCATACGTGTGTGACTGGCCGTACAACGTAAAATGTGAGAACAACGGGCAGAACAATGGCGGACAGAATTATAATGGTAATAATGGTCAATACAATGGTAATACTGGACAAGGACAATACAATGGTAATACTGGACAAGGACAATACAATGGCAACACTGGAGGTCAAAAGAATAACGGCAACAATGGCCAAGGACAGAAAAGTGGAAAGTATAAACAATACAATGGAAACAATGGAGGTCAACAGTATAACGGTAACAATGGCCAATACCAAGATAGTGGGAACAATGAAGAACACAATGGGAACAATGGGCAAGGTCAATACAATGGTAATAATGGAGGTCAAAAGTATAATGGAAATGGTGGACAAGGTCAAAAATACTGGAAACAATGGACAGTACAATGGGAACAATGGGCAAGGACAGTACAATGGGAACTCTGGACAAGGACAATTACAATGGTAACAATGGAGGTCAAAAGTATAACGGAAACAATGGACAAGGCCAGAATTCTGGAAACAATGGGCAGTACAACGATGATAACGGACAAGATCAGAACAACGGGGAAATCAAAACGAACACGATGA